Proteins from one Nyctibius grandis isolate bNycGra1 chromosome 2, bNycGra1.pri, whole genome shotgun sequence genomic window:
- the STX19 gene encoding syntaxin-19: protein MRDRLQELKLRAKELQTAGENNGATVQDEQEEFEQQAIIYEKEPITERHLHEIQKLQNEINNLVEEVHKFSQQQKSLVSSMRRFSVLKKESNIAREIKIQAEHIRKCLDELSKTVKKAENEHGPSRATVRILASQHAFLSQRYLHAMLSYNDAITAKQEKCRRFIVRQLEVAGKEVSEEEVNDMLQQGKWEIFNENLLTEVKITKAQLSEIEQRHKELVNLENQMKDIKELFIQISVLVEEQGEMINNIEISMNNTQEYTQVSKEKFGLAVKYRRRNPCKTVCCWCCPCCK from the coding sequence ATGAGAGACCGCCTCCAAGAGCTTAAACTGAGAGCTAAGGAActacagacagctggagaaAACAACGGTGCAACTGTACAAGACGAGCAGGAGGAGTTTGAACAGCAGGccattatttatgaaaaagagCCCATAACGGAAAGGCACTTGCATGAAATCCAGAAGCTTcagaatgaaattaataatttggTAGAGGAAGTTCATAAATTCagtcaacaacaaaaaagcctaGTATCTTCAATGAGAAGATTCAGTGTTCTGAAAAAGGAATCTAACAtagcaagagaaataaaaattcaagcAGAGCACATAAGAAAATGTTTGGATGAACTGtcaaaaacagtgaaaaaagctgaaaatgaacACGGGCCGTCACGTGCCACAGTAAGAATTCTGGCTTCCCAGCATGCTTTCTTATCCCAGCGTTACCTACATGCTATGCTCTCATACAATGATGCTATAACTGCTAAGcaagagaaatgcagaagaTTTATTGTCCGTCAGCTTGAAGTAGCTGGTAAAGAGGTATCTGAGGAAGAAGTCAATGACATGCTCCAACAAGGAAAATGGGAGATTTTCAATGAAAATCTactcactgaagtcaaaatTACCAAAGCTCAGCTTTCAGAGATTGAACAGAGACACAAAGAACTAGTCAATCTGGAGAACCAGATGAAAGACATAAAGGAACTTTTTATCCAGATATCAGTTCTGGTGGAGGAGCAAGGGGAGATGATCAACAACATTGAAATCAGTATGAACAACACTCAAGAATACACTCAAGTATCTAAAGAAAAATTTGGGCTTGCAGTCAAGTATCGAAGAAGAAACCCTTGCAAAACAGTATGCTGCTGGTGTTGTCCATGCTGCAaatga